In Candidatus Binatia bacterium, a single genomic region encodes these proteins:
- a CDS encoding outer membrane beta-barrel protein, with product MKTRMFVCGASVLALAFGTAVAAHAAEAPKAATSTVTETTTTTKDETAKPLRGFYAGGSIGGSFFQGPGLHSKIFYSTANDHDGDGDTDSFTADKIGQENNFMWSVFAGYRMADWLGAEVGWTDLGGFKATDLTDPGDTTAHNDHIHVNVDGVEARLRAWVPLWSDRVALIGGPGIFVFASHGSKKCTGSDTSGCDKIGSYPPTAHEIPALDSRNDSGQAFTLSAGLQFRITDNILLRTEYAHFFSVMDQGVDMVTASVVFGFYDLFGQGGGGGESIGGVTVE from the coding sequence ATGAAGACGAGGATGTTTGTGTGCGGGGCCTCGGTGCTCGCCCTGGCTTTCGGCACGGCCGTTGCGGCTCACGCAGCGGAGGCGCCTAAAGCCGCGACGTCGACCGTCACCGAGACGACGACCACCACCAAGGACGAGACGGCCAAGCCGCTGCGCGGCTTCTACGCCGGCGGCAGCATCGGCGGGAGCTTCTTCCAGGGGCCGGGGCTCCACTCGAAGATCTTCTACTCGACGGCCAACGACCACGACGGCGACGGCGACACCGACTCGTTCACTGCCGACAAGATCGGACAGGAGAACAACTTCATGTGGTCGGTCTTCGCCGGGTATCGCATGGCCGACTGGCTCGGCGCCGAAGTGGGCTGGACCGACCTCGGCGGATTCAAGGCCACCGACCTGACCGACCCCGGTGACACCACCGCGCACAACGACCACATCCACGTCAACGTCGACGGCGTCGAGGCGAGGCTGCGCGCGTGGGTGCCGCTGTGGAGCGACCGCGTGGCCCTGATCGGCGGTCCGGGCATCTTCGTCTTCGCGTCGCACGGTAGCAAGAAATGCACCGGTTCCGACACCAGCGGGTGCGACAAGATCGGGAGCTATCCGCCGACCGCGCACGAGATCCCGGCCCTCGACTCACGCAATGACAGCGGCCAGGCCTTCACGCTGAGCGCGGGACTCCAGTTCCGCATCACCGACAACATCCTCTTGCGCACGGAATACGCGCACTTCTTCTCGGTGATGGACCAGGGCGTGGACATGGTCACAGCCAGCGTCGTCTTCGGCTTCTACGACCTGTTCGGACAGGGCGGCGGCGGAGGCGAGAGCATCGGCGGAGTTACCGTCGAGTAG